A window of the Lactuca sativa cultivar Salinas chromosome 5, Lsat_Salinas_v11, whole genome shotgun sequence genome harbors these coding sequences:
- the LOC111910199 gene encoding palmitoyl-monogalactosyldiacylglycerol delta-7 desaturase, chloroplastic, protein MALLRPPPTIAFHQKLHHRHRLPCSPSHLYTERRKILQSKTSIITTTTHDYRRELRIVNVATDPDSDGERSSILLSEVVEEQPREVCTGRRKWNALDITTAGVVAGMHLLCVFAPFTFSWGALWLAFGLFMVTGLLGISLSFHRHLSHKSFKIPKWLEYTFAYCGVHALQGTPTDWVRIHWYHHQYCDSERDPHTPTKGLWFSYMDWLFDTDRIAKMCGDPNIIKEMDKQPFYRFLRKTYILHPLALALLLYARGGFPFIVWGVAMRVVCLYHMSWLVNAVCHGFGHQTWATTDLSRNIWWIGILSFGEGWHNNHHAFQYSAKFGLEWWQIDMAWYVIRFLETIGVATDVKRPYQIDIQRRITCYKT, encoded by the exons ATGGCTCTGTTACGACCACCACCTACCATCGCATTCCACCAGAAACTTCACCACCGTCACCGTCTACCATGTTCACCATCGCACCTCTACACCGAGCGAAGAAAGATTTTACAATCAAAAACTAGTATCATCACAACCACCACCCACGACTATCGACGAGAATTGAGAATTGTAAATGTGGCGACGGATCCGGACAGCGATGGGGAGCGAAGTAGTATTCTGTTATCGGAGGTGGTGGAAGAGCAGCCGAGAGAGGTGTGTACGGGTAGGAGGAAATGGAATGCTTTGGACATCACCACCGCCGGAGTGGTGGCGGGAATGCATTTGCTATGTGTTTTTGCTCCATTTACTTTCAGTTGGGGAGCTTTATGGTTGGCGTTTGGGTTGTTTATGGTTACTGGGCTTCTAGGAATTAGTCTTTCCTTCCATAGACATTTATCACATAAAAGCTTCAAGATCCCGAAATGGCTTGAATACACGTTTGCTTATTGTGGAGTTCATGCCCTTCAG GGAACCCCAACGGATTGGGTGCGCATACATTGGTACCATCATCAATATTGTGATTCAGAAAGAGACCCACATACCCCGACTAAAGGATTATGGTTTAGTTACATGGATTGGTTGTTTGACACCGATAGGATTGCAAAGATG TGTGGTGACCCAAACATTATCAAAGAGATGGACAAACAACCGTTTTATAGGTTTCTACGAAAAACTTACATCTTACATCCGCTAGCACTTGCTCTTCTTCTGTATGCACGTGGAGGATTTCCTTTTATTGTATGGGGAGTG GCTATGAGGGTAGTATGCTTGTACCACATGTCATGGCTAGTGAACGCAGTTTGCCATGGATTTGGACACCAAACATGGGCCACAACTGATCTTTCTCGCAATATTTG GTGGATTGGAATACTATCATTTGGAGAAGGATGGCACAATAATCATCATGCATTTCAGTACTCAGCAAAGTTTGGTTTAGAATGGTGGCAAATTGATATGGCATGGTATGTGATACGTTTCCTTGAAACTATCGGGGTGGCGACTGATGTTAAACGACCATACCAAATTGATATTCAAAGAAGGATAACTTGTTACAAAACTTGA